The Candidatus Neomarinimicrobiota bacterium genomic sequence CACGCCACTCGGTATGTGGCCCAACACTGAAGCCATACCCGAATTTGAGATACAAAAAGATCAAGTTTTGGTCGATACAATTTATAATCCAATTGAAACACGATGGCTCGAATTAGGGAAAGAAAAAGGTGCGGAAGTCATTGGCGGGTTGGATATGTTCATTACTCAAGGGCTGGCATCTGCGGATATTTGGTTTGGGGAAAAGATATCAAAAAAAATTAAATTTGACCCATTGAAAAAGGTACTAAAACTAAAATTATGTTAACACGACTCAAGTTTCTCACAGCAGGTGAATCCCATGGGCAGGGCCTTCTCGGTATTTTAGATGGCATGCCAGCGGGAATGGAAATATCAGAAGAATATATTGGTGTTCACTTGGCACGGCGTCAAATGGGCCACGGTCGCGGTGGACGCATGAAAATTGAAACAGATTACGCCGAAATTTGGTGTGGTATTCGCCACGGCGAAACACAAGGTGCACCGGTGGGGCTCATTGTCCGTAATAAAGATTGGGAAAACTGGACAAAGAAAATGTCCGTATCGCCAGTGGATGATGAGATCCGAAAGGTGACACTCCCCCGCCCGGGGCATGCAGATTTAGCCGGTGTTCAGAAATATGGATTTGACGATATCCGCAATGTACTGGAACGATCTAGCGCCCGAGAAACCACTATGCGCGTGGCATTGGGTTCCGTCTGCCGAAAACTACTGGAAGAAGTTGGGATTGAAGTAGGCAGCCGGGTGGTTGAAATCCATGATGTTAAGGATGAAAGCTCAGCTCCCGATGGTATTTCACCAAACCAATTAAGTAAAACTGCCGATGCGTCACCTGTCCGCTGTTTAAACAAAGATGCTGAAACAGCTATGATACAAACTATTGACGATGCCAAAAATGCGGGTGATTCAGTCGGTGGCATTTTTGAAGTTATTGCCACAGGATTACCTTACGGTCTTGGCGCTCATACCCAATGGGACCGAAAACTTCATGCGCGTATTTCTGCTTTAATGATGAGCGTAAATGCATTCAAAGGAATTGAAATTGGCGGTGGATTTTCCGGTGCAGAAAAATTCGGTAGTGAACTCCACGATGAAATTGGTCACGATGGTGAGAAGTTTTTCCGTTATACCAATAATGCCGGCGGCATTGAAGGCGGTATGAGCAACGCCCAACCAATAGTTTTACGAATGGCCATGAAGCCCATCCCTACTTTGATTAAACCACTTCGATCTGTGGATATTCATTCCAAAGAAGCAAAAGATGCACATAAGGAAAGGACCGATTCATGTGCTGTTCCTGCAGCATCCATCATTGCAGAAAGTATGTTATGCTTTGTCCTTGCGGATGCGCTTCTGGAAAAATTTGGCGGTGATTCTATGGATCAACTCAAAGCGCATATGAAAGCAACAGCGAAATATTAATGAATATTTATTTAATTGGAATGATGGGGTCAGGGAAATCAACAGTTGGAAAAATCCTTGCAAAAACAATGGCAATCCCCTTCGTGGATTTGGACCATTATATTGAAGTAAAAAAAAACAAATCCGTTTCAAATATATTTAGAGAAGACGGTGAGTCTCATTTTAGAGAATTGGAATCGGATGCATTGTCCCATTTAGAAAATTCCAATGTACTAGTTGCCTGCGGTGGTGGTATCGTGTTAAACAAAACGAATCGGGAAAAACTTCTTTCCACCGGAAAAATTGTTCTTCTTCATGCCTCAATTTCTAAAATTGCGGAACGATTAAAAAACTCAATAGATCGTCCTCTTTTGCAGGAAAAAGAAAGAATACAAGAATTAACTAAAATTTGGGATGAGCGTAAAAAAGACTATCAAGAAACCGCTCACATTATAATAGACACAGACATGAAATCACCTGATGAAATTAGTGAAAATATTGTTAAGCAGGTTCACTGTTGAGATCCGTTCAAGTGAATCTGGGAGTTCGATCTTACCCAATCCATATAGAATCAGGATTGGTGAAACAAACGGCATCAATTTTATCTGACCATAATCATGGACAAAAATGGGTGATTGTTTCTCAGTATAAT encodes the following:
- the aroC gene encoding chorismate synthase → MLTRLKFLTAGESHGQGLLGILDGMPAGMEISEEYIGVHLARRQMGHGRGGRMKIETDYAEIWCGIRHGETQGAPVGLIVRNKDWENWTKKMSVSPVDDEIRKVTLPRPGHADLAGVQKYGFDDIRNVLERSSARETTMRVALGSVCRKLLEEVGIEVGSRVVEIHDVKDESSAPDGISPNQLSKTADASPVRCLNKDAETAMIQTIDDAKNAGDSVGGIFEVIATGLPYGLGAHTQWDRKLHARISALMMSVNAFKGIEIGGGFSGAEKFGSELHDEIGHDGEKFFRYTNNAGGIEGGMSNAQPIVLRMAMKPIPTLIKPLRSVDIHSKEAKDAHKERTDSCAVPAASIIAESMLCFVLADALLEKFGGDSMDQLKAHMKATAKY
- a CDS encoding shikimate kinase — protein: MNIYLIGMMGSGKSTVGKILAKTMAIPFVDLDHYIEVKKNKSVSNIFREDGESHFRELESDALSHLENSNVLVACGGGIVLNKTNREKLLSTGKIVLLHASISKIAERLKNSIDRPLLQEKERIQELTKIWDERKKDYQETAHIIIDTDMKSPDEISENIVKQVHC